A genomic window from Lentibacter algarum includes:
- the phbB gene encoding acetoacetyl-CoA reductase, which yields MTRTALVTGGSRGIGAAIAKRLKDDGYNVAATYAGNDDAAAAFTAETGIKTYKWNVADYDESAAGLAKVEAEVGPIDVVVANAGITRDAPFHKMTPQQWHEVIDTNLTGVFNTVHPIWNGMRERKFGRVIVISSINGQKGQFAQVNYAATKAGDLGIVKSLAQEGARAGITANAICPGYIATEMVMAVPEKVRESIIGQIPAGRLGEPEEIARCVAFLASDDAGFINGSTISANGGQFFV from the coding sequence ATGACAAGAACAGCATTGGTTACCGGCGGATCTCGTGGGATTGGGGCGGCGATTGCAAAACGGTTGAAAGACGATGGCTACAATGTTGCCGCGACTTATGCTGGCAATGATGATGCCGCCGCTGCCTTTACCGCTGAGACCGGCATCAAGACTTACAAGTGGAATGTGGCCGACTATGATGAGTCTGCTGCTGGGCTTGCGAAAGTCGAAGCCGAGGTTGGTCCGATTGATGTCGTGGTCGCAAACGCGGGCATTACGCGCGACGCGCCTTTCCACAAAATGACACCACAGCAATGGCACGAAGTGATCGATACAAACCTCACAGGTGTTTTCAACACGGTTCACCCGATCTGGAACGGTATGCGGGAACGAAAATTTGGTCGTGTGATCGTCATTAGCTCAATCAATGGACAAAAGGGCCAGTTCGCCCAAGTCAACTACGCAGCAACAAAAGCTGGGGACTTGGGGATTGTAAAATCACTGGCCCAAGAAGGTGCGCGCGCTGGTATCACCGCGAACGCGATCTGCCCTGGGTATATCGCCACAGAAATGGTCATGGCTGTTCCTGAAAAAGTCCGCGAGTCCATCATTGGCCAGATTCCAGCAGGCCGTCTGGGCGAGCCTGAAGAAATCGCGCGCTGCGTTGCCTTCCTCGCCTCTGATGACGCGGGCTTCATCAACGGCTCCACGATCTCGGCAAATGGTGGTCA
- a CDS encoding EAL domain-containing protein: protein MKNIKRPVAAHGDDVNNPLGYAVTARDKSAMQMVEVALRQKQVLLAYQPIMHAHAPYKVAFYEALVRLTDETGRIIPAKEFIHEIETTELGRIMDCIALEKGLRTLARQPDLRLSINMSARSIGYPRWIRTLKQGLQRNVTVGERLILEITESSAMTVPELVIAFMNEIQSKGVSFALDDFGAGYTSFRYLRDFYFDILKIDGQFIRGIAQNPDNQVLTSALKAIADQFDMLTVAEFVENREDAVFLADLGIDCLQGYFFSAPTISPVWDRNQKDERSA from the coding sequence ATGAAGAATATCAAACGGCCAGTTGCGGCTCATGGAGACGATGTGAACAATCCATTGGGCTATGCTGTGACTGCGCGTGATAAGTCAGCGATGCAAATGGTTGAAGTCGCTCTGCGACAAAAACAAGTTTTACTAGCCTATCAACCGATCATGCATGCTCATGCGCCATATAAGGTCGCCTTTTACGAAGCCCTTGTCCGCCTCACGGATGAGACTGGCCGCATCATTCCAGCCAAGGAATTCATCCACGAAATAGAAACCACCGAGCTAGGGCGGATCATGGATTGCATTGCCCTTGAAAAAGGCTTGCGTACGCTCGCTCGACAGCCAGATCTGCGTCTTTCAATCAATATGTCAGCTCGATCAATTGGATATCCGCGCTGGATCAGAACCCTCAAGCAGGGCTTGCAGCGCAATGTGACGGTCGGCGAACGCCTGATCCTCGAAATTACCGAAAGTTCTGCGATGACCGTTCCCGAACTGGTTATCGCCTTTATGAACGAAATACAGTCTAAAGGGGTGAGCTTTGCGCTGGATGATTTCGGAGCTGGCTACACCTCCTTTCGTTATCTGCGGGATTTTTACTTTGATATCCTGAAAATAGACGGTCAATTCATTCGAGGGATTGCTCAAAACCCAGACAATCAGGTTCTCACAAGTGCGCTCAAGGCAATTGCCGATCAGTTTGACATGCTTACCGTTGCCGAGTTTGTCGAAAATCGCGAAGATGCTGTCTTTTTGGCCGATCTAGGAATTGACTGTTTGCAAGGCTACTTCTTCTCTGCCCCCACCATCAGCCCTGTTTGGGACCGAAACCAAAAGGATGAGCGCAGCGCGTGA
- a CDS encoding acetyl-CoA C-acetyltransferase: protein MTNVVIASAARTAVGSFGGSFANTPAHDLGAAILEAVVERAGIAKNEVSETILGQVLTAGQGQNPARQAHINAGLPIESSAWSINQVCGSGLRAVALGAQHIQLGDADIVAAGGQENMSLSPHVAHLRDGIKMGDMKYIDSMIRDGLWDAFNNYHMGQTAENVAEKWQISRDEQDAFAVASQNKAESAQKAGKFANEIAAFTVKTRKGETVVDADEYIRHGATMEAMQKLRPAFAKDGTVTAANASGLNDGAAAVLLMSADNAEKRGIEPLARIVSYATAGLDPTVMGVGPIYASRKALEKAGWSASDLDLVEANEAFAAQACAVNKEMGWDPEIVNVNGGAIAIGHPIGASGCRVLNTLLFEMQRRDAKKGLATLCIGGGMGVALCVERP, encoded by the coding sequence ATGACTAATGTTGTAATCGCCTCCGCTGCTCGTACGGCAGTTGGTTCGTTTGGAGGCTCGTTTGCCAATACTCCGGCTCACGACCTTGGTGCTGCTATTTTGGAAGCCGTCGTAGAGCGCGCAGGCATCGCCAAAAACGAAGTTTCTGAAACAATTCTCGGTCAGGTCCTTACGGCTGGTCAAGGCCAAAACCCTGCTCGCCAAGCACATATCAACGCGGGCCTACCCATTGAGAGCTCAGCATGGAGTATCAATCAGGTATGCGGTTCTGGCCTTCGCGCCGTAGCTCTTGGCGCTCAGCATATTCAACTGGGTGACGCCGACATCGTCGCAGCTGGCGGCCAAGAAAATATGTCCCTTAGCCCCCACGTTGCGCACCTGCGCGATGGGATCAAAATGGGTGATATGAAGTACATCGATAGTATGATCCGCGATGGACTTTGGGATGCCTTCAACAACTACCACATGGGCCAAACCGCTGAAAACGTAGCCGAAAAATGGCAAATCAGCCGTGATGAGCAAGACGCTTTCGCTGTTGCTTCACAAAACAAAGCGGAATCGGCTCAAAAAGCTGGCAAATTTGCAAATGAAATTGCCGCCTTTACAGTCAAGACGCGCAAGGGCGAAACGGTCGTGGACGCTGACGAATATATTCGCCACGGTGCTACGATGGAAGCGATGCAAAAGTTGCGCCCAGCCTTTGCGAAAGACGGAACAGTGACAGCGGCAAATGCCTCTGGCCTCAACGATGGTGCAGCTGCTGTGCTCCTGATGAGCGCTGACAATGCTGAAAAGCGCGGGATCGAACCACTCGCTCGGATTGTATCATATGCGACAGCGGGTCTTGATCCGACCGTCATGGGCGTCGGGCCAATTTACGCCAGCCGCAAAGCTCTCGAAAAAGCGGGCTGGAGCGCAAGCGATCTTGATCTTGTGGAAGCAAATGAAGCCTTTGCTGCGCAGGCCTGCGCCGTCAACAAAGAGATGGGTTGGGATCCAGAGATCGTCAACGTTAACGGCGGCGCAATTGCGATTGGCCACCCGATCGGTGCCTCAGGCTGCCGCGTTCTCAATACATTGCTTTTTGAAATGCAGCGCCGTGATGCCAAGAAAGGCCTTGCAACACTTTGCATCGGGGGAGGCATGGGCGTAGCACTTTGCGTTGAGCGCCCTTAA